From the Leptospira sp. WS60.C2 genome, one window contains:
- a CDS encoding beta strand repeat-containing protein produces the protein MVTRIFPTNIKKLILLVFSSFLFTSCVAWPAGSIALFSLFGGNSSSGSNSLIFLLFGGGSNKTLSSIEISPNTTQIAKGTSTALKATAIYSDSTTADITSETTWTSSNSNLISINNGGVATSVSAISIGTATVTASYESKIATASITVSSATLTSLQVTNKNVSLANGYSKQFQAVGIFSDSTTQNLSSDPSIIWSSSTTGVAIVSNTGLATTVGVGSTLITASYGSASDSATLAVSNASLVSITVTPANRTISVNDTKQFFATAVFSDSTTADITNQVNWSVSSGITYATISATTGLVTATSSAGSATILATKGAISGSTNLFVSNCNLTSIDITPNNPIALGTGIQFTATGNYSNCSSQDITSNVVWSSSDSSIATVSNSTGSIGYASSVSAGNVTVTATKGVISGNTTLEVRRITLTSISITPQNLTLQHISGFPSNRSFSATGTYSDGTILDLTSQVLWNTSNPSVATISNANLDRGKLTTESAGSIQVVATRDGITGTAAVTITSDTTLPELSSVTGAGADYVIVSFSENVNVLQAGSITNWKIADAGTNSGTCSDLNNFSISTQTLDFAINSVLPISPSEYRINFSANTQAKVYTVIANNVGGGAIRDLANNQIGCPNSINFTGQDTVKPYLVTAVSTNSTTVQVTFSEPVKSSGGGITDATVSSNWTIIEDDSVSNNSLCSDPTNPSVSSVTKVSATIFNLNIANWTKCAIRYKVTAASTIVDLASTPNAMGSPNALNFIGVEQLKLVSAQAISTTNIKLTFSKSVKSDSSCSTISACSERYKIPSSLGNVISAVVGSGNEDNTVTLTHQTAQGGYVYTVIVANNTDGDQFNNTGNSFKGIRNIDDSEYVQSQPKDRASFMGLGTAIDSFDDGTYFDDPFLDGTTFSFAFSYDGKVYLGTNDNNSAAFRFEPSGSNTTLITFSFLNLIAPSCPSALGFGTSASGTCGANTIGPNSEYGVVGFTSVNSTIAATSYELLYIGNLKDGVNKIYYTQDKDSVLDWKEAAWSATGGGNTKSIQSIYGFGDRVYAAASSAHGTQAPAVAMHTLTLSGGDVTLGAGSDLSLRSVDYIGKNASIDNPCKAGNSSCVVGIDSMLYVTNPTLGGPKLFIANNGAVVHSTTTPPTSNSHFGLALSLRAAERGNATLVLPASPAGLQKLSPGQKGVPLMVEYKGRLYMARNLSVAETNTSTQTTNNGAELWKCEVSCGTSSNWKKIATASNFGSDLSNKAISLLQVNGGSLYIGFDNDTGLRIYKTTSEEISTADDGNGHLDFSMQSVKGLGGSFTKIFSSTSIYDGTNHYIYVVVGTGSNAVKVFRQVN, from the coding sequence ATGGTGACACGAATTTTCCCTACCAACATTAAAAAGTTAATCCTTCTTGTCTTTAGTTCATTTCTATTTACTTCGTGTGTTGCATGGCCAGCGGGCTCGATTGCATTATTTAGTTTATTTGGCGGAAATTCTTCTAGTGGCTCAAATTCGTTGATATTTCTTTTATTTGGCGGCGGCTCAAATAAAACATTAAGTTCCATTGAGATTTCTCCTAATACGACTCAAATTGCGAAAGGTACATCAACTGCGCTGAAAGCAACGGCGATTTATTCCGATTCTACTACAGCTGATATTACTTCAGAGACAACTTGGACCTCATCCAACTCAAATCTTATCTCAATTAACAATGGGGGTGTTGCGACCTCAGTTTCTGCAATTTCGATAGGAACTGCAACTGTGACAGCATCATACGAATCCAAAATTGCGACAGCTTCCATTACAGTCTCGTCTGCCACACTTACTTCTTTGCAGGTGACAAATAAGAATGTTTCGTTAGCAAATGGGTATTCTAAACAATTTCAAGCAGTTGGAATTTTCTCTGATTCCACTACTCAAAATCTTTCTTCTGATCCATCCATCATTTGGAGCTCTTCCACTACAGGAGTTGCTATAGTATCGAATACTGGACTTGCGACAACAGTAGGAGTTGGATCAACATTGATTACGGCAAGTTATGGTTCAGCATCCGATTCGGCAACGTTGGCGGTTTCAAATGCAAGTTTAGTTTCCATAACAGTGACTCCAGCAAATCGTACGATATCAGTAAATGACACAAAACAATTTTTTGCTACAGCCGTATTTTCCGATAGTACTACTGCCGACATAACCAATCAAGTAAATTGGTCAGTTTCCTCTGGTATTACTTATGCAACGATCTCTGCAACAACAGGTCTTGTCACTGCCACCTCAAGTGCAGGGAGTGCAACAATTCTCGCTACAAAAGGAGCCATTTCGGGCAGTACAAATCTATTTGTAAGTAACTGTAATTTGACCTCTATCGATATTACCCCAAACAATCCGATAGCATTAGGCACAGGAATTCAATTTACTGCTACGGGTAATTATTCGAATTGCTCTAGTCAAGACATCACGTCAAATGTTGTATGGAGCTCCTCCGATTCTTCGATTGCAACAGTTAGTAACTCTACTGGATCTATCGGATATGCATCCTCAGTTTCCGCTGGTAATGTAACAGTAACCGCGACAAAAGGTGTAATTTCTGGAAACACTACGCTTGAAGTTCGTAGAATTACTTTAACTTCTATATCTATAACACCTCAAAACTTGACTCTGCAACATATCTCAGGCTTTCCATCAAATCGTAGTTTTTCAGCAACAGGGACTTATTCAGATGGAACGATTTTGGATTTAACTTCACAAGTATTATGGAACACATCGAATCCGTCAGTCGCGACCATTAGTAACGCGAACCTCGACAGAGGGAAATTAACAACAGAAAGTGCAGGATCGATACAAGTTGTTGCAACTAGAGACGGAATCACAGGAACCGCAGCAGTGACAATTACTTCCGATACCACACTACCAGAACTTTCTTCTGTAACTGGAGCTGGTGCTGATTATGTCATCGTTTCTTTTTCAGAAAATGTTAATGTATTACAAGCTGGTTCTATCACAAATTGGAAGATTGCTGATGCTGGCACGAATTCTGGTACATGTTCGGATTTAAATAATTTTTCTATCTCAACTCAAACGTTAGACTTCGCTATAAATTCAGTTCTACCAATATCACCCTCTGAATATAGGATAAACTTCTCTGCAAATACGCAAGCAAAGGTTTATACAGTTATTGCCAATAATGTGGGGGGTGGGGCGATTCGAGATCTTGCAAATAATCAAATAGGATGTCCCAACTCGATTAATTTTACAGGACAAGATACTGTTAAGCCATATCTTGTGACAGCCGTTAGTACAAACTCAACTACAGTCCAAGTAACATTTTCGGAACCTGTGAAATCTAGTGGAGGAGGAATTACTGATGCCACTGTATCTTCTAACTGGACAATCATAGAAGATGATTCGGTTTCCAATAATAGTTTATGTTCTGATCCAACAAATCCATCGGTATCCTCCGTAACGAAAGTAAGCGCAACAATTTTTAATTTAAACATTGCAAACTGGACAAAATGTGCGATCCGATATAAAGTCACTGCTGCTAGCACGATAGTTGATCTAGCTTCTACTCCTAACGCAATGGGATCCCCAAATGCGCTAAACTTTATAGGAGTAGAACAATTAAAATTAGTTTCCGCACAGGCGATTTCTACCACGAATATTAAACTAACATTTAGTAAGTCAGTGAAATCCGATTCATCTTGTTCTACAATATCAGCTTGTTCGGAAAGGTACAAAATACCATCGTCACTAGGAAATGTAATCAGTGCAGTTGTTGGATCAGGAAATGAAGATAACACCGTAACCTTAACTCACCAAACAGCACAGGGCGGATATGTCTACACGGTTATTGTTGCCAATAATACAGACGGTGATCAATTTAATAATACAGGAAACTCGTTTAAAGGCATTCGAAACATCGATGATTCTGAATATGTCCAGTCGCAACCCAAGGATAGAGCAAGTTTTATGGGACTAGGCACTGCAATTGATTCATTTGATGATGGAACTTACTTTGATGATCCCTTTTTAGATGGGACTACTTTTTCATTTGCGTTTTCTTATGATGGCAAAGTTTATCTAGGAACTAATGATAATAACTCTGCAGCATTTCGATTTGAACCTTCTGGATCAAATACAACGCTTATAACATTTAGTTTTTTGAATTTAATAGCACCATCTTGTCCCTCTGCACTTGGCTTTGGTACGAGCGCGTCAGGTACTTGTGGTGCAAATACAATCGGACCAAATTCTGAATACGGTGTTGTTGGATTTACAAGTGTCAATTCAACTATTGCTGCAACGAGTTATGAACTTCTTTACATTGGTAACCTCAAGGATGGAGTTAATAAGATATATTATACACAAGATAAGGATTCAGTATTAGATTGGAAAGAGGCAGCTTGGTCCGCAACAGGAGGAGGGAATACGAAAAGTATACAATCGATTTATGGCTTTGGAGATCGCGTTTATGCAGCAGCTTCTTCTGCTCATGGTACTCAGGCACCGGCAGTTGCCATGCATACATTAACACTGTCTGGTGGAGACGTAACTTTAGGAGCAGGTTCCGATTTATCCCTTAGAAGTGTAGACTATATAGGAAAAAATGCAAGTATAGATAACCCATGTAAAGCGGGTAATAGCAGTTGTGTAGTAGGAATCGACAGTATGTTATATGTAACGAATCCAACATTAGGTGGACCTAAACTGTTTATTGCAAATAATGGTGCTGTTGTACATTCAACAACTACTCCTCCAACTTCCAACTCTCACTTTGGTCTTGCGCTATCTTTAAGAGCAGCAGAGCGGGGGAATGCGACATTAGTTCTACCTGCTTCGCCAGCTGGACTTCAAAAATTAAGTCCAGGTCAAAAGGGAGTACCTCTCATGGTTGAATATAAAGGCCGACTATACATGGCAAGGAACCTTTCTGTGGCGGAAACGAATACATCAACGCAAACTACTAACAATGGCGCTGAATTGTGGAAGTGCGAAGTCTCATGTGGAACTAGTTCTAATTGGAAAAAAATTGCCACTGCCTCAAATTTTGGGTCAGATCTTAGTAATAAGGCAATATCATTATTACAAGTAAATGGAGGATCTTTGTATATTGGATTTGATAACGACACTGGACTTAGGATTTATAAAACAACATCGGAGGAAATCAGCACAGCTGATGATGGAAATGGCCATTTAGATTTTAGCATGCAGTCCGTAAAAGGTCTTGGAGGTAGTTTCACAAAGATATTTTCTTCAACATCAATTTATGACGGAACGAATCATTACATATATGTAGTAGTTGGCACTGGAAGCAATGCAGTAAAAGTATTTAGGCAAGTGAACTAA
- a CDS encoding indole-3-glycerol-phosphate synthase has product MNPILHKIVETKKSEIKVSRGKTLPDRQVPIHDWKSHLKTNSVSVIAECKKGSPSAGILRSDYDPVAIAKQYEESGAGAISVLTDESFFYGSLRDMESVAKVVSLPVIRKDFIIDPVQIDEAYAYGASAILLIVRILSTSELKTLHDHANRLGLAVLVETHNEGEVNVALEIGANTIGINTRDLDTFQIHKNLIEEIAPKLDKSIIRVAESGIEKFEDWQKYKGMIDSMLVGTFFMKSKNIPADFQSLLNGSNATQSQ; this is encoded by the coding sequence TTGAATCCAATTTTACATAAAATTGTAGAAACGAAGAAGTCAGAAATCAAAGTTAGTCGTGGCAAAACCTTGCCCGACCGCCAGGTTCCGATTCATGATTGGAAGTCCCATTTAAAAACGAACTCTGTCTCCGTCATTGCCGAATGCAAAAAAGGAAGTCCCAGTGCAGGAATCCTTCGCTCCGATTATGATCCCGTCGCGATAGCCAAACAATACGAAGAATCTGGTGCGGGAGCCATTTCGGTTCTTACGGATGAATCTTTTTTTTATGGTTCTCTCCGTGACATGGAATCGGTCGCAAAAGTAGTTTCCCTTCCGGTGATCAGAAAAGATTTTATTATCGATCCAGTGCAAATTGATGAAGCCTATGCGTATGGTGCGTCAGCCATTTTACTTATTGTTCGCATTTTATCTACTTCAGAGCTTAAAACTCTGCATGACCATGCCAATCGATTAGGCCTCGCTGTTTTGGTTGAGACGCATAACGAAGGTGAGGTGAATGTTGCATTAGAGATTGGTGCAAATACGATTGGAATCAATACTCGTGATTTGGATACATTTCAAATTCACAAAAACTTAATTGAAGAAATTGCTCCTAAGCTAGATAAATCCATCATTCGAGTTGCCGAATCTGGGATTGAAAAATTTGAAGATTGGCAAAAATACAAAGGAATGATTGATTCTATGTTAGTTGGCACCTTTTTTATGAAAAGTAAGAATATTCCTGCAGACTTTCAATCCTTATTGAATGGTTCTAATGCAACACAATCTCAGTGA
- a CDS encoding ATP-binding protein, translated as MDWKSFVKGIFLFCLYIASAKLGIEFLSFQPMNLAVLWIPSGIGLIGCLLFGYRFLPVIWLASLIANKDGLINSQHGLSQFELYLSIAITAAIDAFQSALAYYFWTQKIRKNLNSTKDNFYFVTYVAFLSSLLSVGLLGINFFSFGYFYHLNLTEILKTLLVVVFGDTIGIFITIPMFIAWRKMVWKEISIRFVLLTIAFVVFQAVIVYQFPYLFFLSFLILIYLGYRFQIKGVTLGVFLLYLSSIMMTRLGVGPFVQPVIFDSYIYLISFLIPFAILAEFITLQYQRLLLNRFELEKKVYDRTKLLRTQIFEKNKAIEALHQSEKLLSETNRTKDVFFSIIAHDLRNPLGSFKQITELMYAEFDTYSDAEKKETIFEIQKSASRVYSLLEQLLDWARTQTGNMPFYPKEINLRTLVTKIAEQMLIPMQKKGIEFSIDIPEQFSYVYADSEMIQAVLRNLISNSIKFTNENGMIQISGSQEEDGIRVECKDNGVGMDSSDLEKLFRLDAQLTRIGLEGQKGTGLGLILCHEFIKLHGGEIWAKSENGKGTTVSFRLPDPKP; from the coding sequence ATGGACTGGAAGTCGTTCGTAAAAGGTATTTTCCTATTTTGCCTCTACATTGCGAGTGCAAAGTTAGGAATTGAATTTTTATCCTTCCAGCCGATGAATTTGGCTGTCCTATGGATTCCTTCTGGAATCGGTCTCATTGGTTGTTTATTATTTGGTTACCGATTTTTACCAGTCATTTGGCTTGCTAGTTTGATTGCAAACAAAGATGGACTGATTAACAGCCAACATGGACTTTCACAATTCGAACTGTATCTAAGCATAGCTATCACAGCTGCCATTGATGCATTTCAGTCCGCACTTGCTTATTATTTCTGGACTCAAAAGATTCGTAAGAATCTCAATTCAACTAAGGACAATTTTTATTTTGTCACCTATGTTGCCTTTTTATCCAGTTTACTATCGGTTGGTCTATTAGGAATTAACTTCTTCAGCTTCGGTTATTTTTATCATTTAAATCTAACGGAAATTTTAAAGACATTACTGGTAGTTGTTTTTGGTGATACGATTGGTATTTTTATCACAATCCCAATGTTCATCGCTTGGCGAAAGATGGTCTGGAAGGAAATATCCATTCGCTTTGTTCTTCTTACGATTGCCTTTGTTGTTTTCCAAGCAGTTATTGTTTACCAATTCCCATATCTCTTCTTTTTATCCTTTTTAATTCTAATTTACTTGGGTTATCGATTTCAGATCAAAGGTGTTACGTTAGGAGTGTTTCTATTGTATTTATCGAGCATAATGATGACTCGATTGGGTGTTGGACCTTTTGTTCAACCTGTTATTTTTGACTCCTATATTTATCTAATTTCATTTTTAATTCCTTTTGCCATTCTTGCAGAGTTTATTACCTTACAATACCAAAGATTACTTTTAAATCGTTTTGAGTTGGAGAAAAAAGTTTACGATCGCACGAAACTTCTCAGAACACAAATCTTTGAAAAAAACAAAGCAATTGAAGCATTACACCAATCCGAAAAATTGCTTAGCGAAACAAATCGCACAAAGGATGTATTTTTTTCCATCATTGCACATGATTTAAGAAATCCTCTTGGATCTTTTAAACAAATTACTGAACTTATGTATGCGGAGTTTGATACATATTCAGATGCTGAAAAAAAAGAGACAATTTTTGAAATTCAAAAATCAGCATCTCGTGTGTATAGTCTACTAGAACAACTTTTAGATTGGGCGCGAACACAAACAGGGAATATGCCTTTTTATCCCAAGGAAATCAATCTCAGAACTCTTGTTACAAAAATCGCAGAACAAATGTTGATCCCAATGCAAAAAAAAGGGATAGAGTTTTCGATCGACATACCAGAACAATTTTCATATGTTTATGCCGATTCAGAAATGATCCAAGCAGTACTACGTAATTTAATTTCGAACTCTATCAAATTTACAAATGAAAATGGGATGATTCAAATTTCAGGTTCGCAAGAGGAAGATGGAATTCGTGTGGAATGTAAAGACAATGGAGTCGGGATGGATAGTTCTGATTTAGAGAAACTTTTCCGTTTGGATGCACAATTGACTCGAATTGGGCTTGAAGGCCAAAAGGGAACAGGACTTGGTCTCATTCTTTGTCATGAATTTATTAAATTGCATGGCGGGGAGATTTGGGCGAAAAGTGAGAATGGTAAAGGAACGACTGTTAGTTTTCGATTGCCGGATCCGAAACCATAA
- a CDS encoding STAS domain-containing protein produces the protein MLKHEVKDGKLVVYLEGRLDVSVANEVEEGLTELIDSLGHRKVLLNMKDVEYMSSSGFRACISTLRKLNSKEGSLKISNIKPAVKRIFDVIELTSLFDIYDSEEAALKSF, from the coding sequence GTGCTGAAACACGAAGTGAAAGACGGAAAACTGGTTGTTTATCTGGAAGGTCGATTGGACGTTTCTGTGGCAAATGAAGTGGAAGAGGGACTTACAGAACTTATTGATTCTTTAGGTCATAGAAAGGTTCTTCTCAACATGAAAGATGTAGAGTATATGTCTTCCTCTGGATTTCGCGCTTGTATCTCAACGCTACGCAAACTCAACTCTAAAGAAGGGTCCCTCAAAATTTCGAATATCAAACCAGCTGTAAAACGCATTTTTGACGTGATTGAACTGACATCTCTATTTGATATTTATGATTCAGAAGAAGCGGCTCTAAAATCATTTTAA
- a CDS encoding WD40/YVTN/BNR-like repeat-containing protein, whose translation MRVFNFHRLFLFFLIAIVQNCYLNPLFYIDFKDKKDSSLLLQNLVTAGLVSSIISGANSSPVLLDWVGRTAPIIGNSVTFANGLFVSVSTGATPVMTSPDGINWTARTATNSTYSSVTYGNGLFVAVTNTGGGSLITSPDGITWTNVNSGIGSQFQSVVFANGQFVAVGRTGTNRVKTSPDGITWTARTAAEANEWISIAYGNGLYVAITPTGGTNAGTNLVMTSPDGIAWTARTQSLDNSWSSVAFGNGLFVAVAAFGATDQIMTSPDGINWITRTAVNGSWRSIAYGNGIFVAVGSGTTPQIMTSRDGMNWTLNSSPFSSGLWNGVTYANGLFVAVGSGTNRVMTASF comes from the coding sequence ATGAGAGTTTTCAATTTTCATCGGCTATTTCTTTTCTTTTTAATCGCAATCGTTCAAAATTGTTACTTAAATCCTCTGTTTTATATTGACTTCAAAGATAAAAAAGATTCATCGCTACTTCTTCAAAATCTAGTGACCGCAGGTCTTGTGAGTTCTATTATCTCAGGAGCAAACTCCTCTCCTGTTTTGTTAGACTGGGTCGGTAGAACTGCCCCAATCATTGGTAATTCAGTAACTTTTGCCAATGGCTTATTCGTCTCTGTTTCTACTGGTGCAACGCCTGTCATGACGAGTCCTGATGGGATCAATTGGACAGCAAGAACTGCAACAAATTCAACTTATAGCTCTGTGACCTACGGGAATGGGCTCTTTGTTGCTGTGACAAATACGGGAGGTGGGAGTCTTATCACAAGTCCAGATGGCATTACTTGGACCAATGTAAACTCAGGAATTGGTTCGCAATTTCAATCCGTGGTTTTCGCTAATGGTCAATTTGTCGCGGTTGGGAGAACTGGAACGAATCGAGTCAAGACTAGCCCCGACGGGATCACATGGACTGCGAGAACAGCCGCTGAAGCAAATGAATGGATATCAATTGCCTATGGCAATGGTTTGTATGTGGCAATCACTCCCACTGGAGGAACAAATGCCGGAACGAATCTCGTGATGACAAGCCCCGATGGAATCGCTTGGACAGCAAGAACACAATCTTTAGATAACTCTTGGAGTAGCGTTGCTTTTGGAAATGGGCTTTTTGTTGCTGTGGCAGCTTTTGGTGCCACCGATCAGATTATGACGAGTCCCGATGGAATCAATTGGATTACAAGAACTGCGGTTAATGGTAGCTGGCGGTCGATTGCCTATGGAAATGGAATCTTCGTTGCCGTAGGAAGCGGGACAACCCCTCAAATCATGACAAGCCGTGATGGAATGAACTGGACTCTTAATTCATCGCCTTTTTCTTCTGGGCTTTGGAATGGTGTAACATATGCCAATGGTCTATTTGTTGCTGTCGGATCTGGAACAAATCGTGTGATGACTGCTAGCTTTTAA
- a CDS encoding DUF3592 domain-containing protein — protein sequence MIQFFYAITFDWSNPKFIVPLVFVAIGFAIFLFVLKISFDSFQLKRKGIKTNGRVVGFKDVGSDRYGKKSKALLIRVEVDSKVWEFQSLIYWVVPPFSIGAIVQVLYLDTNSEIPTSRLDNWEELFADSILLGAIGTVLLVLGSLLLYNFNPSVSFIFLDS from the coding sequence ATGATCCAGTTTTTTTATGCCATCACTTTCGATTGGAGCAATCCTAAGTTCATTGTCCCTTTGGTTTTTGTCGCAATCGGATTCGCCATTTTCCTTTTTGTCCTTAAGATTTCCTTTGATTCCTTCCAGCTTAAACGGAAAGGAATCAAAACGAATGGCAGAGTTGTCGGCTTCAAAGACGTTGGCTCTGACAGATACGGAAAAAAATCTAAGGCTTTGCTCATTCGTGTAGAGGTTGATTCTAAAGTCTGGGAATTCCAATCTCTTATCTACTGGGTGGTACCACCCTTTTCCATTGGTGCGATAGTCCAAGTATTGTATCTAGATACTAATTCTGAAATACCAACCTCACGTTTGGACAATTGGGAAGAACTCTTCGCGGACTCCATCCTATTGGGAGCGATTGGCACAGTTCTATTGGTTTTGGGAAGTCTGCTCCTTTACAATTTCAATCCCAGTGTTTCATTTATCTTTTTAGATTCCTGA
- a CDS encoding ATP-binding protein: MKTITRILIFILFLSVFSCENQSAHLPSILGGHLELKEDSIFHLQNITLNGEWKFTPGVYSFEGNENTILVSIPEIPNWNQFPTEKNGEADGFGIGTYQIQITLPKESPKLALHFLMVHSDCKVYQDSELIGEIGSIENNSHPLDRMPRIFDLKPSPSRTITLTLFIKNRFYQWGGLRMPPEIGLEENLKHKVKVSILTEAILAGGLLFLGLYQLGIYFTRRKVRGSLYFFIFCLIMFFQILTTGSQSLFLIVGKELSELIYKIDVFTQYTGVVSGLLYIHSLTKEYIQKSLIYALAVSFIIPIFITLFGSIPLISRLHFYVLCMMIPILVIVFYLLIRYVWDKRSGYMYLGLSVILLGTTATNDIVLTLMNVTDPMYLHLGLLLFVFFQSLFLSKHISGEIVSAEIKFKDILFQLIQSEKLSSIGMTVTSVAHEISSPLSAVILTSDNIRENVHLFFKQLPEIGTLSKSTFPFLLSLVEVSMKEESLPTGSEFRARKSMFLNQLNTLQIQESESYAEIFANLGIREIPKEWTEILIESNSQSLAKCAEQIVTIIQGTQAIHTSANRAIKISRALQNFTHFDPHAEIKTIHLADSIQQILTILEGSMKHGIELRTKFANIPPIECYPDELNQVWTNMIQNAIQAMNGNGKLTIEINQTILKNNSFAYVSIEDTGTGVPKEIVNQIFDPFFTTKPIGQGTGLGLYISKQIIEKHKGIIDVLSTKGHTKFIVYIPYQKETMA; encoded by the coding sequence ATGAAGACAATTACAAGGATTCTAATCTTCATTCTTTTCTTGAGCGTCTTCTCATGCGAGAACCAATCAGCACATCTGCCAAGTATTTTGGGTGGGCACTTAGAGCTAAAGGAAGACTCAATTTTCCATCTTCAAAACATCACTCTGAACGGAGAATGGAAATTTACACCTGGTGTGTATTCTTTTGAAGGAAATGAGAATACTATTTTAGTTTCCATTCCGGAAATACCCAATTGGAATCAGTTCCCAACGGAAAAGAATGGAGAGGCTGATGGATTTGGTATCGGTACGTATCAAATCCAAATCACACTACCAAAGGAAAGCCCAAAGCTTGCTTTGCATTTTTTGATGGTTCATTCTGATTGCAAAGTATACCAAGATTCGGAGTTAATCGGTGAAATTGGATCCATCGAAAATAATTCTCATCCATTAGATCGAATGCCAAGAATCTTCGATTTAAAACCCTCTCCTTCTCGAACCATCACTCTAACTTTGTTCATTAAGAATCGTTTTTACCAATGGGGTGGCCTTCGCATGCCACCTGAAATCGGATTAGAAGAAAACTTAAAACACAAAGTGAAAGTATCCATCTTAACAGAAGCAATCTTAGCTGGTGGATTACTCTTTTTAGGTCTATACCAATTAGGCATCTACTTCACACGAAGGAAGGTAAGAGGGTCTCTGTATTTTTTTATTTTTTGCCTTATTATGTTTTTTCAAATTTTAACAACAGGTTCTCAAAGTTTATTTTTGATTGTTGGAAAAGAGCTTAGCGAACTTATCTATAAAATTGATGTATTCACACAATATACTGGTGTTGTTTCAGGATTATTGTACATTCATAGCTTAACGAAAGAATACATTCAAAAAAGTCTAATCTATGCTTTAGCAGTCAGTTTTATCATACCTATCTTCATTACACTATTCGGTAGCATTCCTTTGATAAGCAGATTGCACTTTTACGTACTCTGTATGATGATCCCAATTTTAGTGATCGTTTTTTACTTATTGATCCGTTACGTTTGGGACAAACGATCGGGATACATGTATTTAGGATTATCAGTGATCTTACTCGGAACAACAGCAACGAATGATATCGTTCTTACCTTGATGAATGTAACAGATCCTATGTATCTTCATCTTGGTTTACTATTGTTTGTGTTTTTCCAATCGCTATTTTTATCAAAGCACATCTCTGGTGAAATCGTTTCCGCTGAAATCAAATTCAAAGACATCTTATTTCAATTAATTCAGTCTGAAAAATTATCCTCGATTGGAATGACTGTAACAAGTGTTGCTCATGAAATCAGTTCCCCACTCAGCGCTGTCATCCTAACAAGCGATAACATACGAGAAAACGTTCATCTATTTTTTAAACAACTTCCTGAGATCGGAACTCTATCGAAAAGCACATTTCCTTTTCTCTTATCATTGGTGGAAGTATCGATGAAGGAAGAAAGCTTACCAACAGGAAGTGAGTTTCGGGCAAGGAAGTCCATGTTTTTAAACCAACTGAATACACTCCAGATTCAAGAAAGCGAATCCTATGCTGAAATATTTGCCAATTTAGGCATTCGTGAGATTCCAAAAGAATGGACTGAAATTTTAATAGAATCCAATTCCCAATCTCTTGCCAAATGTGCAGAACAAATCGTTACCATTATTCAAGGCACTCAGGCGATCCATACATCAGCAAATCGAGCGATCAAAATCTCGAGGGCACTCCAAAATTTTACGCATTTTGATCCTCATGCAGAAATCAAAACGATACATTTAGCTGATTCGATTCAACAAATTCTGACAATCTTAGAGGGTTCAATGAAACATGGGATCGAATTGAGAACAAAATTTGCAAATATTCCACCAATCGAATGTTATCCGGATGAACTCAACCAAGTTTGGACCAATATGATCCAAAATGCAATTCAAGCCATGAATGGAAACGGAAAACTCACTATCGAAATCAATCAAACAATATTAAAAAACAATTCCTTTGCCTATGTGAGCATTGAAGACACAGGAACTGGCGTTCCGAAGGAAATCGTGAATCAAATTTTTGATCCTTTCTTCACAACAAAACCGATTGGCCAAGGAACAGGACTTGGTCTTTACATCTCCAAACAAATCATAGAAAAACACAAAGGGATCATAGATGTCCTCTCTACGAAAGGTCACACTAAGTTTATAGTCTATATACCTTACCAAAAAGAAACAATGGCATAG